The following DNA comes from Candidatus Eisenbacteria bacterium.
CTTGCGCTCTCGACGCGGTAACGGCCCGGGGGTGCCTTACCTCAAGATGACAACTTTCCTGGTTCTCACCTCAACGCCCGATTGAAGCGTCGCTAAGTACACTCCAGAGGGAAGCTTCGTTCCGTTTTCGTTCCTGCCGTTCCACGAGACAGAGTACGTCCCCGCAGGGCGGACACCGTCAACCAGAGTCAAGATTCTTCGGCCGTATGCGTCATGAAGTGTGAGCCGGATAGAGGATTTGCCAGGCCAGGAGCGGAAACGCTCATTCTCCGTCGCTTGCTCAGGCTTCATCGCCATCACGGGAATCAGGATGCTTGTATTCTTGTGTTGAAACTGGAGCGGCCGAAATGAGAACATGAGAGTGGTTCAGTCGTCCTGCCAGAACCGCATGCGAGGTGAC
Coding sequences within:
- a CDS encoding FlgD immunoglobulin-like domain containing protein, producing MFSFRPLQFQHKNTSILIPVMAMKPEQATENERFRSWPGKSSIRLTLHDAYGRRILTLVDGVRPAGTYSVSWNGRNENGTKLPSGVYLATLQSGVEVRTRKVVILR